From Oncorhynchus mykiss isolate Arlee chromosome 6, USDA_OmykA_1.1, whole genome shotgun sequence, the proteins below share one genomic window:
- the LOC110525507 gene encoding ral guanine nucleotide dissociation stimulator isoform X3, whose protein sequence is METKSLSSFHKALAQPVKMCMFDFPVNILDDLNSTQEIGEEVEEGAVFTITLRKVQLHQSASKGQRWLGVETDSALSLYETCKIRTIKAGTLERLVEYMVSAFRGKDSTYVTIFLCTYRSFATTKQVLDLLLNRYANLQKQPVIDIHRHTQDDSTELRNTVSSILGAWLDQYSEDFWSPPQYSCLHHLMSYLHHHFPGSDLERRARNLLALLHRRQQCEPDLDVEHIGCPFAMQEESGFEDELTALNFLSFDPIMVAEQFTLMDADLFKKVVPYHCLGGIWSQRDKKGKEHLAPTIRATVAQFNCVTNCVITTCLSNPCLKPTQRARLVERWIEVARECRILKNFSSLRAILSALQCNSLHRLKRTWDEVSRENFRTFRELSEIFSDDNNYSLSRELLVKEGTSKFATLEINPKRAQRRNQQQRDLGVMQGTIPYLGTFLTDLVMMDTAMKDYTESGLINFEKRRKEFEVIAQIKLLQLASNNYSFTQDSFFREWFSGVERLSEAESYTLSCEIEPLSESSSNTIRAKKNGSIMKRWSDRQLTEASCSSAGSSHSKLFDQSHIRPYQRGGGDSGDTLSVTSAGSSGSDLEDVNASFLSDSPDAHERKTSTSSVKHSVSALGKESQTPDPNSTFWESTSLSSLDTSGMGSGSSSASSSSVSSTTPLPGASRSHKRSVSAVSCYSTLSLPLYNQQVDDCCIIRVSLDVDNGNMYKSILVTSQDKTPAVISKAMVKHNLEREKTEDYELMQKISEEKELRIPNNANVFYAMNSTANYDFVLKKRGLSKKGRAKSVASSTLPRMKQKGLKIAKGIF, encoded by the exons AACTCGACACAGGAGATcggagaggaggtggaagagggggCAGTCTTCACCATCACCCTGAGGAAGGTACAGTTGCACCAGTCGGCCAGTAAGGGACAGCGATGGCTGGGTGTGGAGACAGACTCTGCTCTCAGCCTGTATGAGACGTGTAAAATACGCACCATAAAGGCTGGTACGCTGGAGAGGCTGGTGGAATACATGGTGTCTGCGTTCAGGGGCAAGGACTCCACCTACGTCACCATCTTCCTCTGCACCTACCGCTCCTTCGCCACCACCAAGCAGGTGCTGGACCTCCTACTCAACAG GTATGCCAATCTACAGAAGCAACCTGTGATagatatacacagacacactcaggaTGACAGCACAGAGCTCAGAAA CACTGTGTCATCCATCCTGGGGGCGTGGCTGGACCAGTACTCAGAGGACTTCTGGAGCCCTCCACAGTATAGCTgtctacaccacctgatgtcctACCTGCACCACCACTTCCCTGGCTCTGACCTGGAGCGCCGCGCACGCAACCTGCTGGCCCTCTTGCACCGCAGGCAGCAGTGTGAGCCCGACCTCGACG TGGAGCACATTGGCTGTCCCTTCGCCATGCAGGAAGAGAGTGGCTTTGAAGACGAACTAACTGCCCTGAACTTTTTGTCCTTTGACCCCATCATGGTTGCCGAGCAGTTCACACTCATGGATGCG GATCTGTTCAAGAAGGTGGTCCCTTACCACTGCCTGGGGGGCATCTGGTCCCAGCGGGATAAGAAGGGGAAGGAACACCTGGCCCCCACCATTCGAGCCACAGTGGCCCAGTTCAACTGTGTCACCAACTGTGTCATCACCACCTGCTTGAGCAACCCCTGTCTGAAACCCACCCAGCGAGCCAGACTGGTGGAGCGCTGGATAGAGGTGGCCAGG GAATGTCGTATCCTCAAGAACTTCTCGTCCCTGCGAGCTATCCTCTCTGCCCTGCAGTGTAACTCTCTCCACCGACTCAAGAGGACATGGGATGAGGTGTCCAG AGAGAATTTCCGCACCTTCCGTGAGCTGTCAGAGATCTTCTCAGATGACAACAACTACTCTCTAAGCCGAGAGCTGCTGGTCAAG gaggGCACCTCCAAATTTGCCACACTGGAAATCAACCCTAAACGAGCACAGAGGAGAAACCAACAGCAGAGAGACTTG GGGGTGATGCAGGGGACCATTCCTTACCTGGGCACCTTCCTCACTGACCTGGTCATGATGGACACAGCTATGAAAGACTACACAGAG AGTGGACTCATCAACTTTGAGAAGCGAAGAAAG GAGTTTGAGGTGATAGCTCAGATTAAGTTGCTGCAGCTGGCATCCAACAACTACAGTTTCACGCAGGACAGCTTCTTCAGGGAGTGGTTCTCAGGAGTGGAGAGACTCAGTGAggcagagag CTACACTCTGTCCTGTGAGATTGAACCGCTGTCAGAGTCATCCAGCAATACTATCAGAGCCAAGAAAAACGGCAGCATCATGAAACGCTGGAGCGA TCGCCAGTTAACTGAGGCCAGCTGCAGCAGTGCAGGAAGCTCCCATTCCAAGTTGTTTGACCAGTCCCACATCAGACCGtaccagagagggggaggtgataGTGGGGACACCCTCAGCGTCACCTCAGCCGGCTCCAGTGGCTCTGACCTGGAGGATGTCAACGCCAGCTTCCTGTCTGACTCGCCAGATGCCCACGAGAGAAAG ACCTCTACATCCTCAGTAAAACATTCCGTCTCTGCTTTGGGGAAAGAAAGCCAGACTCCTGATCCCAACTCCACG tTTTGGGAGTCCACCTCCCTGTCTTCTCTAGACACCTCAGGGATGGGTTCGGGCTCCAGCAGCGCCTCGTCCTCCTCTGTGtcctccaccactcctctcccagGTGCCTCCCGCTCCCACAAGCGCTCCGTCTCAGCCGTGTCCTGCTACTCTACACTCTCCCTGCCCCTCTACAACCAGCAGGTGGATGACTGCTGCATCATCAGAGTCAGCCTAGACGTGGACAACGGCAACATGTACAAGAGCATCCTG GTGACCAGTCAGGACAAGACACCAGCAGTCATCAGTAAAGCCATGGTGAAACACAACCTGGAGCGAGAGAAAACGGAGGACTATGAGTTGATGCAGAAAATCTCTGAAGAAAAGG AGCTGCGGATCCCAAACAATGCCAACGTTTTCTACGCCATGAACTCTACCGCCAACTATGACTTTGTGCTGAAGAAACGTGGCTTGTCCAAGAAAGGCCGGGCCAAGAGTGTAGCCAGCTCCACGCTGCCCCGCATGAAGCAGAAGGGCCTAAAAATCGCCAAAGGGATCTTCTGA
- the LOC110525507 gene encoding ral guanine nucleotide dissociation stimulator isoform X4, protein MIMLEKQNSTQEIGEEVEEGAVFTITLRKVQLHQSASKGQRWLGVETDSALSLYETCKIRTIKAGTLERLVEYMVSAFRGKDSTYVTIFLCTYRSFATTKQVLDLLLNRYANLQKQPVIDIHRHTQDDSTELRNTVSSILGAWLDQYSEDFWSPPQYSCLHHLMSYLHHHFPGSDLERRARNLLALLHRRQQCEPDLDVEHIGCPFAMQEESGFEDELTALNFLSFDPIMVAEQFTLMDADLFKKVVPYHCLGGIWSQRDKKGKEHLAPTIRATVAQFNCVTNCVITTCLSNPCLKPTQRARLVERWIEVARECRILKNFSSLRAILSALQCNSLHRLKRTWDEVSRENFRTFRELSEIFSDDNNYSLSRELLVKEGTSKFATLEINPKRAQRRNQQQRDLGVMQGTIPYLGTFLTDLVMMDTAMKDYTESGLINFEKRRKEFEVIAQIKLLQLASNNYSFTQDSFFREWFSGVERLSEAESYTLSCEIEPLSESSSNTIRAKKNGSIMKRWSDRQLTEASCSSAGSSHSKLFDQSHIRPYQRGGGDSGDTLSVTSAGSSGSDLEDVNASFLSDSPDAHERKTSTSSVKHSVSALGKESQTPDPNSTFWESTSLSSLDTSGMGSGSSSASSSSVSSTTPLPGASRSHKRSVSAVSCYSTLSLPLYNQQVDDCCIIRVSLDVDNGNMYKSILVTSQDKTPAVISKAMVKHNLEREKTEDYELMQKISEEKELRIPNNANVFYAMNSTANYDFVLKKRGLSKKGRAKSVASSTLPRMKQKGLKIAKGIF, encoded by the exons AACTCGACACAGGAGATcggagaggaggtggaagagggggCAGTCTTCACCATCACCCTGAGGAAGGTACAGTTGCACCAGTCGGCCAGTAAGGGACAGCGATGGCTGGGTGTGGAGACAGACTCTGCTCTCAGCCTGTATGAGACGTGTAAAATACGCACCATAAAGGCTGGTACGCTGGAGAGGCTGGTGGAATACATGGTGTCTGCGTTCAGGGGCAAGGACTCCACCTACGTCACCATCTTCCTCTGCACCTACCGCTCCTTCGCCACCACCAAGCAGGTGCTGGACCTCCTACTCAACAG GTATGCCAATCTACAGAAGCAACCTGTGATagatatacacagacacactcaggaTGACAGCACAGAGCTCAGAAA CACTGTGTCATCCATCCTGGGGGCGTGGCTGGACCAGTACTCAGAGGACTTCTGGAGCCCTCCACAGTATAGCTgtctacaccacctgatgtcctACCTGCACCACCACTTCCCTGGCTCTGACCTGGAGCGCCGCGCACGCAACCTGCTGGCCCTCTTGCACCGCAGGCAGCAGTGTGAGCCCGACCTCGACG TGGAGCACATTGGCTGTCCCTTCGCCATGCAGGAAGAGAGTGGCTTTGAAGACGAACTAACTGCCCTGAACTTTTTGTCCTTTGACCCCATCATGGTTGCCGAGCAGTTCACACTCATGGATGCG GATCTGTTCAAGAAGGTGGTCCCTTACCACTGCCTGGGGGGCATCTGGTCCCAGCGGGATAAGAAGGGGAAGGAACACCTGGCCCCCACCATTCGAGCCACAGTGGCCCAGTTCAACTGTGTCACCAACTGTGTCATCACCACCTGCTTGAGCAACCCCTGTCTGAAACCCACCCAGCGAGCCAGACTGGTGGAGCGCTGGATAGAGGTGGCCAGG GAATGTCGTATCCTCAAGAACTTCTCGTCCCTGCGAGCTATCCTCTCTGCCCTGCAGTGTAACTCTCTCCACCGACTCAAGAGGACATGGGATGAGGTGTCCAG AGAGAATTTCCGCACCTTCCGTGAGCTGTCAGAGATCTTCTCAGATGACAACAACTACTCTCTAAGCCGAGAGCTGCTGGTCAAG gaggGCACCTCCAAATTTGCCACACTGGAAATCAACCCTAAACGAGCACAGAGGAGAAACCAACAGCAGAGAGACTTG GGGGTGATGCAGGGGACCATTCCTTACCTGGGCACCTTCCTCACTGACCTGGTCATGATGGACACAGCTATGAAAGACTACACAGAG AGTGGACTCATCAACTTTGAGAAGCGAAGAAAG GAGTTTGAGGTGATAGCTCAGATTAAGTTGCTGCAGCTGGCATCCAACAACTACAGTTTCACGCAGGACAGCTTCTTCAGGGAGTGGTTCTCAGGAGTGGAGAGACTCAGTGAggcagagag CTACACTCTGTCCTGTGAGATTGAACCGCTGTCAGAGTCATCCAGCAATACTATCAGAGCCAAGAAAAACGGCAGCATCATGAAACGCTGGAGCGA TCGCCAGTTAACTGAGGCCAGCTGCAGCAGTGCAGGAAGCTCCCATTCCAAGTTGTTTGACCAGTCCCACATCAGACCGtaccagagagggggaggtgataGTGGGGACACCCTCAGCGTCACCTCAGCCGGCTCCAGTGGCTCTGACCTGGAGGATGTCAACGCCAGCTTCCTGTCTGACTCGCCAGATGCCCACGAGAGAAAG ACCTCTACATCCTCAGTAAAACATTCCGTCTCTGCTTTGGGGAAAGAAAGCCAGACTCCTGATCCCAACTCCACG tTTTGGGAGTCCACCTCCCTGTCTTCTCTAGACACCTCAGGGATGGGTTCGGGCTCCAGCAGCGCCTCGTCCTCCTCTGTGtcctccaccactcctctcccagGTGCCTCCCGCTCCCACAAGCGCTCCGTCTCAGCCGTGTCCTGCTACTCTACACTCTCCCTGCCCCTCTACAACCAGCAGGTGGATGACTGCTGCATCATCAGAGTCAGCCTAGACGTGGACAACGGCAACATGTACAAGAGCATCCTG GTGACCAGTCAGGACAAGACACCAGCAGTCATCAGTAAAGCCATGGTGAAACACAACCTGGAGCGAGAGAAAACGGAGGACTATGAGTTGATGCAGAAAATCTCTGAAGAAAAGG AGCTGCGGATCCCAAACAATGCCAACGTTTTCTACGCCATGAACTCTACCGCCAACTATGACTTTGTGCTGAAGAAACGTGGCTTGTCCAAGAAAGGCCGGGCCAAGAGTGTAGCCAGCTCCACGCTGCCCCGCATGAAGCAGAAGGGCCTAAAAATCGCCAAAGGGATCTTCTGA
- the LOC110525507 gene encoding ral guanine nucleotide dissociation stimulator isoform X2: MWAQWTCGLLRSGAFCRTQSMCQAAFITVRHREVDRQNSTQEIGEEVEEGAVFTITLRKVQLHQSASKGQRWLGVETDSALSLYETCKIRTIKAGTLERLVEYMVSAFRGKDSTYVTIFLCTYRSFATTKQVLDLLLNRYANLQKQPVIDIHRHTQDDSTELRNTVSSILGAWLDQYSEDFWSPPQYSCLHHLMSYLHHHFPGSDLERRARNLLALLHRRQQCEPDLDVEHIGCPFAMQEESGFEDELTALNFLSFDPIMVAEQFTLMDADLFKKVVPYHCLGGIWSQRDKKGKEHLAPTIRATVAQFNCVTNCVITTCLSNPCLKPTQRARLVERWIEVARECRILKNFSSLRAILSALQCNSLHRLKRTWDEVSRENFRTFRELSEIFSDDNNYSLSRELLVKEGTSKFATLEINPKRAQRRNQQQRDLGVMQGTIPYLGTFLTDLVMMDTAMKDYTESGLINFEKRRKEFEVIAQIKLLQLASNNYSFTQDSFFREWFSGVERLSEAESYTLSCEIEPLSESSSNTIRAKKNGSIMKRWSDRQLTEASCSSAGSSHSKLFDQSHIRPYQRGGGDSGDTLSVTSAGSSGSDLEDVNASFLSDSPDAHERKTSTSSVKHSVSALGKESQTPDPNSTFWESTSLSSLDTSGMGSGSSSASSSSVSSTTPLPGASRSHKRSVSAVSCYSTLSLPLYNQQVDDCCIIRVSLDVDNGNMYKSILVTSQDKTPAVISKAMVKHNLEREKTEDYELMQKISEEKELRIPNNANVFYAMNSTANYDFVLKKRGLSKKGRAKSVASSTLPRMKQKGLKIAKGIF, encoded by the exons ATGTGGGCTCAGTGGACCTGTGGACTGCTGAGGAGTGGAGCCTTCTGTAGGACTCAGTCTATGTGCCAGGCTgccttcattactgtgagacacagagaggtagacagacag AACTCGACACAGGAGATcggagaggaggtggaagagggggCAGTCTTCACCATCACCCTGAGGAAGGTACAGTTGCACCAGTCGGCCAGTAAGGGACAGCGATGGCTGGGTGTGGAGACAGACTCTGCTCTCAGCCTGTATGAGACGTGTAAAATACGCACCATAAAGGCTGGTACGCTGGAGAGGCTGGTGGAATACATGGTGTCTGCGTTCAGGGGCAAGGACTCCACCTACGTCACCATCTTCCTCTGCACCTACCGCTCCTTCGCCACCACCAAGCAGGTGCTGGACCTCCTACTCAACAG GTATGCCAATCTACAGAAGCAACCTGTGATagatatacacagacacactcaggaTGACAGCACAGAGCTCAGAAA CACTGTGTCATCCATCCTGGGGGCGTGGCTGGACCAGTACTCAGAGGACTTCTGGAGCCCTCCACAGTATAGCTgtctacaccacctgatgtcctACCTGCACCACCACTTCCCTGGCTCTGACCTGGAGCGCCGCGCACGCAACCTGCTGGCCCTCTTGCACCGCAGGCAGCAGTGTGAGCCCGACCTCGACG TGGAGCACATTGGCTGTCCCTTCGCCATGCAGGAAGAGAGTGGCTTTGAAGACGAACTAACTGCCCTGAACTTTTTGTCCTTTGACCCCATCATGGTTGCCGAGCAGTTCACACTCATGGATGCG GATCTGTTCAAGAAGGTGGTCCCTTACCACTGCCTGGGGGGCATCTGGTCCCAGCGGGATAAGAAGGGGAAGGAACACCTGGCCCCCACCATTCGAGCCACAGTGGCCCAGTTCAACTGTGTCACCAACTGTGTCATCACCACCTGCTTGAGCAACCCCTGTCTGAAACCCACCCAGCGAGCCAGACTGGTGGAGCGCTGGATAGAGGTGGCCAGG GAATGTCGTATCCTCAAGAACTTCTCGTCCCTGCGAGCTATCCTCTCTGCCCTGCAGTGTAACTCTCTCCACCGACTCAAGAGGACATGGGATGAGGTGTCCAG AGAGAATTTCCGCACCTTCCGTGAGCTGTCAGAGATCTTCTCAGATGACAACAACTACTCTCTAAGCCGAGAGCTGCTGGTCAAG gaggGCACCTCCAAATTTGCCACACTGGAAATCAACCCTAAACGAGCACAGAGGAGAAACCAACAGCAGAGAGACTTG GGGGTGATGCAGGGGACCATTCCTTACCTGGGCACCTTCCTCACTGACCTGGTCATGATGGACACAGCTATGAAAGACTACACAGAG AGTGGACTCATCAACTTTGAGAAGCGAAGAAAG GAGTTTGAGGTGATAGCTCAGATTAAGTTGCTGCAGCTGGCATCCAACAACTACAGTTTCACGCAGGACAGCTTCTTCAGGGAGTGGTTCTCAGGAGTGGAGAGACTCAGTGAggcagagag CTACACTCTGTCCTGTGAGATTGAACCGCTGTCAGAGTCATCCAGCAATACTATCAGAGCCAAGAAAAACGGCAGCATCATGAAACGCTGGAGCGA TCGCCAGTTAACTGAGGCCAGCTGCAGCAGTGCAGGAAGCTCCCATTCCAAGTTGTTTGACCAGTCCCACATCAGACCGtaccagagagggggaggtgataGTGGGGACACCCTCAGCGTCACCTCAGCCGGCTCCAGTGGCTCTGACCTGGAGGATGTCAACGCCAGCTTCCTGTCTGACTCGCCAGATGCCCACGAGAGAAAG ACCTCTACATCCTCAGTAAAACATTCCGTCTCTGCTTTGGGGAAAGAAAGCCAGACTCCTGATCCCAACTCCACG tTTTGGGAGTCCACCTCCCTGTCTTCTCTAGACACCTCAGGGATGGGTTCGGGCTCCAGCAGCGCCTCGTCCTCCTCTGTGtcctccaccactcctctcccagGTGCCTCCCGCTCCCACAAGCGCTCCGTCTCAGCCGTGTCCTGCTACTCTACACTCTCCCTGCCCCTCTACAACCAGCAGGTGGATGACTGCTGCATCATCAGAGTCAGCCTAGACGTGGACAACGGCAACATGTACAAGAGCATCCTG GTGACCAGTCAGGACAAGACACCAGCAGTCATCAGTAAAGCCATGGTGAAACACAACCTGGAGCGAGAGAAAACGGAGGACTATGAGTTGATGCAGAAAATCTCTGAAGAAAAGG AGCTGCGGATCCCAAACAATGCCAACGTTTTCTACGCCATGAACTCTACCGCCAACTATGACTTTGTGCTGAAGAAACGTGGCTTGTCCAAGAAAGGCCGGGCCAAGAGTGTAGCCAGCTCCACGCTGCCCCGCATGAAGCAGAAGGGCCTAAAAATCGCCAAAGGGATCTTCTGA
- the LOC110525507 gene encoding ral guanine nucleotide dissociation stimulator isoform X1 gives MVRFMGMCSDAQSIKSGHLDEMFDAGTWKVRNIWDGVKLEVGEDESPVVLNSFTHLDPDLPLFENSTQEIGEEVEEGAVFTITLRKVQLHQSASKGQRWLGVETDSALSLYETCKIRTIKAGTLERLVEYMVSAFRGKDSTYVTIFLCTYRSFATTKQVLDLLLNRYANLQKQPVIDIHRHTQDDSTELRNTVSSILGAWLDQYSEDFWSPPQYSCLHHLMSYLHHHFPGSDLERRARNLLALLHRRQQCEPDLDVEHIGCPFAMQEESGFEDELTALNFLSFDPIMVAEQFTLMDADLFKKVVPYHCLGGIWSQRDKKGKEHLAPTIRATVAQFNCVTNCVITTCLSNPCLKPTQRARLVERWIEVARECRILKNFSSLRAILSALQCNSLHRLKRTWDEVSRENFRTFRELSEIFSDDNNYSLSRELLVKEGTSKFATLEINPKRAQRRNQQQRDLGVMQGTIPYLGTFLTDLVMMDTAMKDYTESGLINFEKRRKEFEVIAQIKLLQLASNNYSFTQDSFFREWFSGVERLSEAESYTLSCEIEPLSESSSNTIRAKKNGSIMKRWSDRQLTEASCSSAGSSHSKLFDQSHIRPYQRGGGDSGDTLSVTSAGSSGSDLEDVNASFLSDSPDAHERKTSTSSVKHSVSALGKESQTPDPNSTFWESTSLSSLDTSGMGSGSSSASSSSVSSTTPLPGASRSHKRSVSAVSCYSTLSLPLYNQQVDDCCIIRVSLDVDNGNMYKSILVTSQDKTPAVISKAMVKHNLEREKTEDYELMQKISEEKELRIPNNANVFYAMNSTANYDFVLKKRGLSKKGRAKSVASSTLPRMKQKGLKIAKGIF, from the exons ATGGTCCGCTTTATGGGGATGTGCTCTGATGCGCAAAGCATCAAATCGGGACACCTCGATGAGATGTTCGATGCTGGAACATGGAAGGTGCGCAATATTTGGGATGGGGTAAAGCTGGAGGTTGGGGAGGACGAAAGCCCGGTGGTCCTTAACAGTTTTACACATTTGGACCCTGACCTACCACTATTTGAG AACTCGACACAGGAGATcggagaggaggtggaagagggggCAGTCTTCACCATCACCCTGAGGAAGGTACAGTTGCACCAGTCGGCCAGTAAGGGACAGCGATGGCTGGGTGTGGAGACAGACTCTGCTCTCAGCCTGTATGAGACGTGTAAAATACGCACCATAAAGGCTGGTACGCTGGAGAGGCTGGTGGAATACATGGTGTCTGCGTTCAGGGGCAAGGACTCCACCTACGTCACCATCTTCCTCTGCACCTACCGCTCCTTCGCCACCACCAAGCAGGTGCTGGACCTCCTACTCAACAG GTATGCCAATCTACAGAAGCAACCTGTGATagatatacacagacacactcaggaTGACAGCACAGAGCTCAGAAA CACTGTGTCATCCATCCTGGGGGCGTGGCTGGACCAGTACTCAGAGGACTTCTGGAGCCCTCCACAGTATAGCTgtctacaccacctgatgtcctACCTGCACCACCACTTCCCTGGCTCTGACCTGGAGCGCCGCGCACGCAACCTGCTGGCCCTCTTGCACCGCAGGCAGCAGTGTGAGCCCGACCTCGACG TGGAGCACATTGGCTGTCCCTTCGCCATGCAGGAAGAGAGTGGCTTTGAAGACGAACTAACTGCCCTGAACTTTTTGTCCTTTGACCCCATCATGGTTGCCGAGCAGTTCACACTCATGGATGCG GATCTGTTCAAGAAGGTGGTCCCTTACCACTGCCTGGGGGGCATCTGGTCCCAGCGGGATAAGAAGGGGAAGGAACACCTGGCCCCCACCATTCGAGCCACAGTGGCCCAGTTCAACTGTGTCACCAACTGTGTCATCACCACCTGCTTGAGCAACCCCTGTCTGAAACCCACCCAGCGAGCCAGACTGGTGGAGCGCTGGATAGAGGTGGCCAGG GAATGTCGTATCCTCAAGAACTTCTCGTCCCTGCGAGCTATCCTCTCTGCCCTGCAGTGTAACTCTCTCCACCGACTCAAGAGGACATGGGATGAGGTGTCCAG AGAGAATTTCCGCACCTTCCGTGAGCTGTCAGAGATCTTCTCAGATGACAACAACTACTCTCTAAGCCGAGAGCTGCTGGTCAAG gaggGCACCTCCAAATTTGCCACACTGGAAATCAACCCTAAACGAGCACAGAGGAGAAACCAACAGCAGAGAGACTTG GGGGTGATGCAGGGGACCATTCCTTACCTGGGCACCTTCCTCACTGACCTGGTCATGATGGACACAGCTATGAAAGACTACACAGAG AGTGGACTCATCAACTTTGAGAAGCGAAGAAAG GAGTTTGAGGTGATAGCTCAGATTAAGTTGCTGCAGCTGGCATCCAACAACTACAGTTTCACGCAGGACAGCTTCTTCAGGGAGTGGTTCTCAGGAGTGGAGAGACTCAGTGAggcagagag CTACACTCTGTCCTGTGAGATTGAACCGCTGTCAGAGTCATCCAGCAATACTATCAGAGCCAAGAAAAACGGCAGCATCATGAAACGCTGGAGCGA TCGCCAGTTAACTGAGGCCAGCTGCAGCAGTGCAGGAAGCTCCCATTCCAAGTTGTTTGACCAGTCCCACATCAGACCGtaccagagagggggaggtgataGTGGGGACACCCTCAGCGTCACCTCAGCCGGCTCCAGTGGCTCTGACCTGGAGGATGTCAACGCCAGCTTCCTGTCTGACTCGCCAGATGCCCACGAGAGAAAG ACCTCTACATCCTCAGTAAAACATTCCGTCTCTGCTTTGGGGAAAGAAAGCCAGACTCCTGATCCCAACTCCACG tTTTGGGAGTCCACCTCCCTGTCTTCTCTAGACACCTCAGGGATGGGTTCGGGCTCCAGCAGCGCCTCGTCCTCCTCTGTGtcctccaccactcctctcccagGTGCCTCCCGCTCCCACAAGCGCTCCGTCTCAGCCGTGTCCTGCTACTCTACACTCTCCCTGCCCCTCTACAACCAGCAGGTGGATGACTGCTGCATCATCAGAGTCAGCCTAGACGTGGACAACGGCAACATGTACAAGAGCATCCTG GTGACCAGTCAGGACAAGACACCAGCAGTCATCAGTAAAGCCATGGTGAAACACAACCTGGAGCGAGAGAAAACGGAGGACTATGAGTTGATGCAGAAAATCTCTGAAGAAAAGG AGCTGCGGATCCCAAACAATGCCAACGTTTTCTACGCCATGAACTCTACCGCCAACTATGACTTTGTGCTGAAGAAACGTGGCTTGTCCAAGAAAGGCCGGGCCAAGAGTGTAGCCAGCTCCACGCTGCCCCGCATGAAGCAGAAGGGCCTAAAAATCGCCAAAGGGATCTTCTGA